The Lepidochelys kempii isolate rLepKem1 chromosome 5, rLepKem1.hap2, whole genome shotgun sequence genome window below encodes:
- the LOC140912099 gene encoding uncharacterized protein has protein sequence MQSSSAEVTMMESQNHKRAPAWTEREVRDLIAVWGEESVLSELHSSFRNAKTFVKISQGMKDRGHNRDPKQCHMKLKELRQTYQKTREANGRSGSEPQTCRFYDELHAILGGSATTTPAVLFDSFNGDGGNTEAGFGDEEDDDDDEVVDSSQQASGETGFPDSQELFLTLDLEPVPPESTQGCLLDPAGGEGTSAACVSMITGSSPSQRLVKLRKKKKRTRDEMFSELMLSTHTDRAQTNAWRQIMSECRKAQNDREERWRAEESKWRAEDRAEAQMWRQRDERRQDSMLRLLEDQTSMLQCMVELQQRQLEHRLPLQPLCSQPPSSPSSIASTPRRPRTRWGGLRPTSYSTTEDCPKKRRLAFNKF, from the exons atgcagagctcatcagcagaggtgaccatgatggagtcccagaatcacaaaagagctccagcatggaccgaacgggaggtacgggatctgatcgctgtttggggagaggaatccgtgctatcagaactccattccagttttcgaaatgccaaaacctttgtcaaaatctcccagggcatgaaggacagaggccataacagggacccgaagcagtgccacatgaaactgaaggagctgaggcaaacctaccagaaaaccagagaggcgaatggccgctccgggtcagagccccaaacatgccgcttctatgatgagctgcatgccattttagggggttcagccaccactaccccagccgtgttgtttgactccttcaatggagatggaggcaatacggaagcaggttttggggatgaagaagatgatgatgatgatgaggttgtagatagctcacagcaagcaagcggagaaaccggttttcccgacagccaggaactgtttctcaccctggacctggagccagtaccccccgaatccacccaaggctgcctcctggacccagcaggcggagaagggacctctg ctgcatgtgtttcaatgatcacaggatcttctccttcccagaggctagtgaagcttagaaagaaaaaaaaacgcactcgcgatgaaatgttctccgagctcatgctgtccacccacactgacagagcacagacgaatgcgtggaggcaaataatgtcagagtgcaggaaagcacaaaatgaccgggaggagaggtggcgggctgaagagagtaagtggcgggctgaagacagggctgaagctcaaatgtggcggcagcgtgatgagaggaggcaggattcaatgctgaggctgctggaggaccaaaccagtatgctgcagtgtatggttgagctgcagcaaaggcagctggagcacagactgccactacagcccctgtgtagccaaccgccctcctccccaagttccatagcctccacacccagacgcccaagaacgcggtgggggggcctccggccaaccagctactccaccacagaggattgcccaaaaaaaagaaggctggcattcaataaattttaa